The following coding sequences lie in one Pelecanus crispus isolate bPelCri1 chromosome 9, bPelCri1.pri, whole genome shotgun sequence genomic window:
- the SEC62 gene encoding translocation protein SEC62 isoform X2: MLAVRLLKKQFFHRALKVMKMKPDKDTKKEKEKGKAESGKEEEKKSKKESGKDEKTKKEKEKEKKKDGEKEECKKDETPGTPKKKETKRKFKLEPHEDQVFLDGNEVYVWIYDPVHFKTFAMGLVLVIAVIAATLFPLWPAEMRVGVYYLSVGAGCFVASILLLAVARCILFLIIWLITGGRHHFWFLPNLTADVGFIDSFRPLYTHEYKGPKADLKKEEKSESKKQQKYDSEEKSDSEKKEEDDGKTEAMRNSGTDGSGGERHSDTDSDRREDDRSQHSSGNGNDFEMITKEELEQQTDEGDCEEEEEEDSESRPSHEKS, from the exons ATGCTTGCTGTAAG actCCTGAAAAAACAGTTCTTTCATCGAGCATTAAAAGTGATGAAAATGAAACCTGACAAggatacaaagaaagaaaaggaaaaaggaaaggctgagagcgggaaagaagaggagaaaaagagcaagaaggaaagtggcaaagatgaaaaaactaaaaaggagaaagaaaaggaaaagaaaaaggatggtGAAAAAGAGGAGTGTAAGAAG GATGAGACCCCAGGAACAcccaagaaaaaggaaactaagAGGAAATTTAAACTTGAGCCACATGAAGACCAAGTTTTCTTGGATGGAAATGAG GTGTATGTGTGGATCTATGACCCTGTTCACTTTAAAACGTTTGCCATGGGACTTGTGCTTG TGATCGCTGTCATAGCTGCAACTCTGTTCCCGCTCTGGCCAGCAGAAATGCGTGTCGGTGTTTATTACCTCAGTGTAGGCGCAGGCTGTTTTGTCGCCAGTATCCTTCTTCTTGCCGTTG CTCGCTGCATCCTTTTCCTTATCATCTGGCTCATTACTGGAGGAAGGCATCACTTCTGGTTCCTGCCAAATCTTACAGCAGACGTGGGATTCATTGACTCCTTCAGGCCCCTGTACACACATGAATACAAAGGACCAAAAGCAGActtaaagaaagaggaaaaatcggaatccaaaaagcagcaaaaatacgACAGTGAGGAGAAATCGGATAgtgagaagaaggaagaagacgatgggaaaacagaagcaatgaGGAACTCGGGAACAGACGGCTCGGGAGGAGAGCGACATTCAGACACTGACAGTGACAGGCGTGAAGACGACAGGTCCCAGCACAGTAGTGGAAACGGAAACGACTTTGAAATGATCACAAAAGAGGAACTGGAACAGCAAACAGATGAAGGGGAttgtgaagaggaagaggaggaagataGCGAAAGTAGGCCTTCACATGAAAAATCATAA
- the SEC62 gene encoding translocation protein SEC62 isoform X1 has translation MAERRRHRKRIQEVGEPFKEEKAVAKYLRFNCPTKSTNMMGHRVDYFIASKAVDCLLDSKWAKAKKGEEALFTTRESVVDYCNRLLKKQFFHRALKVMKMKPDKDTKKEKEKGKAESGKEEEKKSKKESGKDEKTKKEKEKEKKKDGEKEECKKDETPGTPKKKETKRKFKLEPHEDQVFLDGNEVYVWIYDPVHFKTFAMGLVLVIAVIAATLFPLWPAEMRVGVYYLSVGAGCFVASILLLAVARCILFLIIWLITGGRHHFWFLPNLTADVGFIDSFRPLYTHEYKGPKADLKKEEKSESKKQQKYDSEEKSDSEKKEEDDGKTEAMRNSGTDGSGGERHSDTDSDRREDDRSQHSSGNGNDFEMITKEELEQQTDEGDCEEEEEEDSESRPSHEKS, from the exons GAGGTTGGTGAGCCATTCAAAGAGGAGAAGGCCGTTGCTAAATACTTACGTTTCAACTGTCCAACAAAATCCACCAACATGATGGGCCACCGAGTTGATTATTTTATTG CCTCAAAAGCTGTGGATTGCCTCCTGGATTCTAAATGGGCTAaggcaaagaaaggagaagaggctTTATTTACAACGCGAGAGTCTGTAGTTGATTACTGCAACAG actCCTGAAAAAACAGTTCTTTCATCGAGCATTAAAAGTGATGAAAATGAAACCTGACAAggatacaaagaaagaaaaggaaaaaggaaaggctgagagcgggaaagaagaggagaaaaagagcaagaaggaaagtggcaaagatgaaaaaactaaaaaggagaaagaaaaggaaaagaaaaaggatggtGAAAAAGAGGAGTGTAAGAAG GATGAGACCCCAGGAACAcccaagaaaaaggaaactaagAGGAAATTTAAACTTGAGCCACATGAAGACCAAGTTTTCTTGGATGGAAATGAG GTGTATGTGTGGATCTATGACCCTGTTCACTTTAAAACGTTTGCCATGGGACTTGTGCTTG TGATCGCTGTCATAGCTGCAACTCTGTTCCCGCTCTGGCCAGCAGAAATGCGTGTCGGTGTTTATTACCTCAGTGTAGGCGCAGGCTGTTTTGTCGCCAGTATCCTTCTTCTTGCCGTTG CTCGCTGCATCCTTTTCCTTATCATCTGGCTCATTACTGGAGGAAGGCATCACTTCTGGTTCCTGCCAAATCTTACAGCAGACGTGGGATTCATTGACTCCTTCAGGCCCCTGTACACACATGAATACAAAGGACCAAAAGCAGActtaaagaaagaggaaaaatcggaatccaaaaagcagcaaaaatacgACAGTGAGGAGAAATCGGATAgtgagaagaaggaagaagacgatgggaaaacagaagcaatgaGGAACTCGGGAACAGACGGCTCGGGAGGAGAGCGACATTCAGACACTGACAGTGACAGGCGTGAAGACGACAGGTCCCAGCACAGTAGTGGAAACGGAAACGACTTTGAAATGATCACAAAAGAGGAACTGGAACAGCAAACAGATGAAGGGGAttgtgaagaggaagaggaggaagataGCGAAAGTAGGCCTTCACATGAAAAATCATAA